The genomic DNA tacatctctatgcaataagcgcattcaaaatgtcctcgtattacttgataaaagtatgtttttttttgttttgtttttttgaaaaaagggtttttctgcttatatgaaaaatacgtttcctctcccgtccccttcttatgcatgatcttcgcagaaattacattctgtcactcaataaacctagaacaatcAGTTATGgtgttagttctcttttttcttacgtatcagctaagttgcggaatgcgctacctgattttatccgtacctatgagtttactggttttaaatgAGAAttcagggccgcattttgtacagcggcttttctttttaatgaatatatctttaaatattatgtatttactaGGTATCTGTgcatgctatgtattttagctgtaaatgtatgtctcgaagatattagctcctgtagtcaTTGGCAAATTCGATacgaaataaagcttatgctgGGCGTCTTCCCTTGTCATTGATTTGCAGAGTTACCCAGAATTGTTTTTTCGGGCAggaaggagacaacttgagaagcactaGCCAGGTATTAAGAACATTCGCGCCCATGggtactgcgcattttttcgcgtatgtcacgcacacgtcatgcatcgcagaccacgaaggtaaacacggtGCTAAACgagcaaacattttccacaagaatggaacgtgaaagcgtgtgtTAACATGGAATAGCcgggacccaggtcttctcggaaatgtcaagCAATTGCGTGACAGTGGGAATAGAGAATCGCCTTgtgaacttcgcagcgattttactatCTTGAATCagatgctcggtgacccccatctttccgtagatcacttcctctcctgattttgtccattttaagaaaaaacaaaaaaaaaaaaaaattgtgttcgtgagaagttacaaatatttcgccttttacgctctcgtgcgaccgtgtatcgtttttcaaggtctatttcacctcagaaaaagagatcagctgcaaaagtttgtttagttatattagttatgttgaatcgagtacgtttacctgatctaaatttcactaatgtagcttttttattgcttttttattgatgacgcaagcttctaaaagttcacctcatgatctcgaaaacgagcacggtgacccccccccccccgccccccccatCCCCAATTTATAgtagtagatcattacctttctgactggcaaatttaaaaaaaatctgtacgcgGGAACGTTTTGgtcgcgaacgtccttaagtgtctCTTCGGAAGTCGAGTTTGGCACTGGCTTTACTTGTTTTTCGCTTGGAAAAGTGATGGGCTGGGAGGAGACCTACCACatagtagcgatggcctcacttgagttctttccatatacagtatacatacacacgctacttaggGCAAAACGCACTTGCACTTAGTacttggcttgggccgagccgatttgtcctcaaactcccacggcctgctcccgtctggccttgtagctcagttggtagagcaacagtgatctaatccggaggtcgtgggttcgatttaCACCCGGGTCAGAgacttttctctgtccttgggtgttgcataagaagttcctgatgctgtggatcagcgacggttcttcatccatcacatgcacacagtagcgatggcctcacttgaggtCTTTccatatacagctattttgagaaaggttgtcggaaaaagtgcacgcgacaatcctgaaaggtattgtgggtgattttaagtgcactgtttttcaaagaaatttaaaagaatcgtacggtaggccactgatatatgtttgcgagtgctgaaggaaagtaacaaaagtaggttcgacagctgcagtcgtattgatcatatcccatattacctttcgggattgtcgcgtgcactttattcttgacacactttctcgaaatagctgtatgcatacacacgctacttaaaacaacacgcacttgcactCACGTTATAGTAATTACTTCGTGACTaatgtgacaagggtgtggtagttcctcaaaaatgacactggtcggaagggcgcttaatttaggggcgttcttcataaaacctcaaatttggctatttcacttGGATTTTTtcgctgacgacggcaaagaaatgggcaAAAGTGAGAAGCGCACGTGCAGGCCGGCAAAGCTTTTTTTTtcgcccactaaatatgcaaatgtatgacgttctcgttgccgtcgccgttgtcgttgcttaagctccctaattgcAACGAACGTTTCACTCTCAAAATTAAGCTTACAtcaacagattttttttcagtggTGGGCATGTACTTGCCAGACACAATCAAgacccaccacgagtcccctaGGTTAAATTATCATTTTACTGATCAAGTCTAACCCTAagcccatttcagtgattaggtctaaacttttgtttatcttattgctatagcaatatttaggtctagaaactgatttagaatggttatttttttagagttatggttggtgtgtatatccatgagatccttgccCACGACGCAAATTTACACCTTATTAAGTCATGAGACCTTTCGTTCTTTTTCTAGCTGATCCCAGATGTTCAACGGTACGGAAGATCTCCACCTTATGTGACCAATAATATGCACACTTCATTGCGTAGCTATACGTACGCGATAACATGTAAATAACCTTAGTAAGCGTTTAAATTGGATAATGCTTTATTATACGACCTTGGAATATCCTACGATCATCCCTTTCTTCGGAGGGGAAGGGGAAGCAAAAGCCGTCAAACGCAGGATTGAACCGTCTTCTCCCAAAAACTGCAACCCTGATCGCAAGTTACCTTGGGACAAATAAAGCATGAAACTTTCAGCGGAGGATTGTTTGATTTATTGATCGATTGAGTGGAAAATCAGATGCCGGAAAAGATGCCGTAATTTAAGTACATGATTTGTTATTTTCTCAAAAAACCTTAAAGGAAGGATTTCGATTTATCAAGTAGAAATAAGGCAAAGAGAATGACCTCGTGGAACGTTAGAGAGAGGGAGCGAGAGAGAGATATTATCAATTAAGAGGAGAGATTCGGTATTCAAGAAAAATACGGCCTTGAATAAATATTACACATGCAATGGAGACAATTCCCAACACATAACCCTGTACCCGAAACTTATCTTCCTAAATTACATACTAAATTAATAGCATAATAAACTTTATCTTTTCCTTCGTGCAGAAGAGATCGGTATCTAAAAAACTTTGATTGGTTCTGCAAGAAAGAGCACAGTCGATGCAGGAAgtccattctcgtccccagagtccgcttttctggccacagccaaagaAGGAGTCCccgaatcacggacttccggctcttctgcgcattctcagaaatttgaaacaataacggTCGTCAACGGTTACAACATAAGGGAGTTAAacaaacgacgacggctacggcaacgacaacgccaaaaagcagtaatattattggttaaaagaaccaaaatgaacGTGCttcacgtgcggcacgcatttttgaacatttctctcgcGTACtagtcaaaactactacgtgaaatgaccaaatttaaggttttcacGACAACGTGGTCAAACTGTAGTGAATTTTTCAGTTTAACTCGTTACTTCAAATCTgcccgtaccaatccagttagaGGGTTAGTTAATCTATCCTGGAACGAGCATTGTGACAATATTCGCAAGAAGGCAAACTCAACACAAGTTGTAAATTCCCCTAAGTCCATTAGTACATTAGATCCTTCGATAAACGACCTCACACGCTTTGAATATTAtcgttttaaaataaaggatttgattaattgattgaacCCTTGGTCTCTCCAGACGAATCTTATCAGGCTGTTCTCCGTAGGTCAAGAGTAACGCATATCTTACCCTTGTACGCCCTAAATTGGAGTATGCTACTAGCAGTGTATGGAATCCCTACACGCGATGCAATATTGATAAATTAGAGATGGTCCAACGTCGTGCGGCTAGATTTGTCGACAATGATTATTCCCGTTTTAGCCATGTCTCTCCAGTGATTGATGGGTTGGGACTCATTGGAACATCACAGATTTGTCAACCAAATGTGTATGTTTTATAAGATCTACAAAGGGCATGTTGCTGTCTCTCTACCAGCTGAGATGTCCCGAAATACAAGAGCTTCGCGTCGTCGCAACTGTTCTCGTTTTCACCAACTTGGTACATAAAATGGTACGTataacttttcttttcatcCTAATgccatttaagcaatagaggacgtttccCGTGTTTCGTGTTTCcttagcctcatctaaacactcgggggagttgggagaattccagacagttatgcaaacccgagacgcagtcgagggtttgcataactgtctcgaattctcccaactccccagAGTGTTTAGCTGAggttatggaaacacggaaaaaaagtaCTCTATTGCTTCTATAAAACATTCCTCAAAGATCATtcgaaaaatgaaggaaaatgctagttttttacttcttgattgattttcttgatacacgctcatatttcctaaaagccaatcaaaacgcgcgactgacaatacataaccaatcaaaatttgtgtgatgtcacagccagGTTTCCATATTCTCACCATAACACAGCTattaaaccaatgagagtgcgcgtactagcctaattattttataaaaggaGTTTGCCTATATCTGTAATTCCTGAATCTTTAAGTGAATTTAAAGCAATTATCGCAACAATGTAGACGTTCTTTATTGTATAtattttattctatttattCATCTATTTACTTAATGGTTATCTTAGACTTCTCGTATAGCTTTTACTGTTTTAGCAGTATAccaattaaagattaaagatatgacacttcgcccatattatgtaatataaacaagacagaataatcatgaaatacttagaatagctcaaacttctattttgaagtgacgtttacGTTACCGTAGCCgtttaaactccctattatacatgtaccattacgcgtatttttggctgtggccagatTCCATTGTTTTCTCGCTCTCTTTTGCTTTAACCCACTTGTAAAACCCACAACTTCATTTTAAATCAAACCCTAGAGCCAAATTCAGTCTTCCCTGGgacaaaaatgttttgttttgcttctgtTTTTGAGAGCGACTTCTGACTCCTCGGGACTCATATAACTTCATTAAGTTGTTCTGTAAACTTAATTCTTTAAGTCCCAATTCAAGTCCACGTGAAAAGTGACATTGCTGTTTCCAGATTGAATCCATTTTTATATAAGTTAAATCAGTttagtaaataaataatttaagtaACTTAACCTATGAAACCTGTTAATGTACGTGTCAATAGGAATAAATAACTGTCtaaaaaaataaagttattcttTAAATATACCCAACCATGCAGTAGAGGTTTTACCCACTAAAATGTATAAGGATGAGCCCACTTAGTCAATATTATATACATATGACTAATTTTCAAACTGAAATGATGAAGCTATCTTCAAAGCTTTGTCAAAGCCAGccaaactttttccttttccttttcctgatTAAGAAAACTTCCTCCACCCTTTTGGGGCTTGAAACCTCTGGAGCATGTCATAAATAATACAAAACACTTTGGCCTAAAGAGCTTTTTCTAAGCAAGTAATGACCATTCCTAGCCCACATTTGTACTCTTatgaacaaaaacatttgtaacTTATGGCATAAGACtatgaaattaatttaaaaacttgTTATTTTGATAAACCTCTTCTTTAACTTAGGAAACAATACCCATTAAAAGGTGAcgataaatattatttatttagtatAACCTTAAACAGTGGATAGTGTTGAACATGTGCGCTGAATGGCCACTCAAACTCTGGATATCccttgctattcacctccaagcaacTTGCATGGAATTTGCACccaaaatgttgtaatctttgcaggaataaatgagtagaaatcatctttttgtgctatgttATCTCACTGTTCAAGTATATACTATAACAACTACACTAGctacctccactttggtgaatagttgctaattattaGTTTATAATACAATACCTTTAAATTAATGTATTATAAACtaaacaataaaatttatcgcctaaaatgatatttaaacAACTAATTCTCTTATGCAGTGCATTTTAAAATCTAGGACTGAAAACTGCTACCCTAAGGTTCAGTCTGAATAGGATCACCCCTGTTATCAACTAAGTTAGTTTTCATCTCTACATCATCAGAATTGGCTTGATTGTTGGCACCAGCACccctgaaaagaaaattggttcATGGCAATTGAGTCCAACCACTTATGGCAGCAATGATCTACCCACAAAAAACCAAAGGGAGTCCTTCCACGACAGACATACGGGAAAAAATTGGCAACTCAGTTACAGTGTGTGAACAACAGGCCTATAGCCCGAAGCACAAAAATAACAGTTTAAGTTGCAACATTTATGAACATTAACTACTTATTAACTGGAGGTGAGGACTTTACAGGAAAATCTCAACTGAATGTACATGGCAGTCCCGTAAATGCAAGTACTTATCAGTCTCGTTATCATTTGAAATCATACTAAATAACATTTCATTCAAAAACATTATTCCAATTTGctaaaattaaactttattaaTAGTTGACATTCTCAAGAGGCAATGGGAAAACAAATGCCATTGAAAACAGAGAAGTGAATTACCTTAAATGTTGGTTTTAATTTGCATCATTTAGTCATTATGGCAAAATAATGCCCTTGCAcctagccaatcagagtgcttgTTACCTTGGCAAAAACACTAGCCATGAAATAAAGTGCTTTAATAGCCTGGCTCAATATactaaaaaaattgtctctataGGAAGGTCAACCCAAGAACCCAGACATGGAAACCTCAAAAAATCTAGCAGGTGAAATGAACAGGGGAAAATGTACTCTAGTGGAACTTTGGATATCCTTAACTCTTTAAAGAACTAACTGAAAATATACAGAGGAAAGGTTTCTAAAGGTCTACGTAATTTAATTAACACAGAAATGACATACAATAGGCTCTTGtgacaaaataataacaaaacagttaaattaattaaacaaagttcAAAGGTTCAATTGTTTTGTGGGCAAGGCTGGaagtaaaattattttcctttcatgcaaatgcaagttaaaagTCTAAATCCCACATATTGCTGCACATTCAGCACTACTCGCCAGGCAATTTTCACAAATTACATTTGTATCTTAGACTAAAAGAATCCCCACAAACATCCAGGTAAAAGCCAATAACAATCCCTTttcattccccagagcctcaatATTGAAACACACGTAGTAATGGTCTTTTCACTGAAACAGTCATCACAAATTTGATGCCCTCACTAAAGACAGATTACAATAATCACTTTCACTTACTTTTTCCCTATGGCTAGGACACCATAGAAGGCAGCAGTGATCATAACAGCACCACAACCAACAAATGTTGAAACTTCAAGACAAAGTATAATAGGAAAGAGGGCCAATCTATGGAAAGACCACAGAGACTAAAATTTACTCTCATTCAATGAATATGATTGCTTTGCTGCTAGTAAGAGCGAGTTTCaactgagtgtcgtaaaaccaaaaccaagtggttccacttctgattggttgagaaagtggcgcaagaactttgaaccaatcactgagtgaagtaatgcaaaaccaaagcaatttgctaattagtTTTGACACCCAATCTATTCAATGCAATTCACTTTTGTATGCACAGATCCATGAAAATGGATCATTTTAAACACAAAAGTTTCTTTGACCTACACATACTATAATTATATGCCTCAAAGGCACATAACTGTAACAATAGGTTGTCAGGTTTTTTTGAAAGCAGCCAACTCTCAACCAACTTGCAGCTGACCTACTTTGTAAATCTTACATTGCAAAAATATTATAGGACTTAATTCCCCACATTTtctgttaaatttcatttttcagaCTTCCATCTTCAGTAAAAGATGGAGTGTTGATTTCACTGAATCATGCATGCCCTTACAATTCTGGCTTTGACTCTGTCGCTGATGAAAAAATCAGCTTGAAAAGATACGGATAACAAAAAGGTAGAGACGTATACTTAGTCTAACACTTTTTGTGTCTCAGAATTTAAGCATACTAGAAAACTTACAGAAAATATAAGCATCCCCTCATCCAAAACTTAAAGTGACTTTCAATCCAGTCACTGAGTGACACAAGCGCTGGGACATACTGACAACACATTGGAGCCTCAAAGGCTAAGATTATTGCACCCATCAGTctgaaatgtaaacaaaactgaTATTTCAAAGCCAGTTAGCACAAAAGACAGTACTGCTACTCTGCATTGATACCAAAAAAGTCCCATCTCACTCCGTCCATGATGAATCAGACACACCATGTTTCATTTCTTACTAGCATCCAATCACCAAGTTGAACAAGAACCTTCTTTCAACACGGGTGACATTTGAcacaaattttcagaaaattttcTTTCTGCTAACTAATAGTATTAATATCCAGGTTACAAGCTGCCtcagcaacaataataataactattctACCCCCAAAACTGCAAAGCAAAGGTAACTTTtttgaaatattctttttaaaacattttcattcaTATATAGTTTGAGGGGACTTCCCGAATAGTACCTGTTACAGCCTTGTAGCTGCAACAGCTATATACATGTGACTGCTTTGA from Montipora capricornis isolate CH-2021 chromosome 2, ASM3666992v2, whole genome shotgun sequence includes the following:
- the LOC138025350 gene encoding calcium channel flower homolog; the encoded protein is MADTANNSGIPKGMRFVVRFWGAVSGLCSAALGFFVLFTLSATCLGMGIYMILMGAIILAFEAPMCCQYVPALVSLSDWIESHFKFWMRGCLYFLLALFPIILCLEVSTFVGCGAVMITAAFYGVLAIGKKGAGANNQANSDDVEMKTNLVDNRGDPIQTEP